Below is a genomic region from Mycolicibacter hiberniae.
GCTGTGCGTCACCTTCCCACGGCTCTTGCGGCAGGCCAGGCCGGACACGGTGGTGAACGCCAAGTCCGGAATACCGGTGAGGTCGGTAACCGTGGCGGGCAGCGGACCGCTGTCGTCGAACAGCGGACCGAGGTCGGGAACCTCATTGGCCGCAACGGCATTCGTCACCGGAGCGAACACCGCCATCAGGGCGCACGCCACTGCCAACAATCGTCGCACTGCAACTCCCGCTACTCGACGGTCACCGATTTGGCCAGGTTGCGCGGTTTGTCCACATCGTAGCCACGGGCCTGCGCCACCCCGGCAGCGAACACCTGCAGCGGGATGGTCGACAGCAGCGGCTGGTAAAGCGTTGACACCGCGGGGATCTCGATCAGGTGGTCGGCGTAGGGGCGCACCGTCTCGTCGCCCTCCTCGGCGATCACGATGGTGATGGCGCCGCGGGCCTGGATCTCACGGATGTTGGAGAGCAGCTTGGAATGCAGCATGGCCGCGTTCTTGGGCGAGGGCATCACAATGATCACCGGCAGGTCGTCCTCGATCAGCGCGATCGGACCGTGCTTGAGCTCGCCGGCGGCGAAACCCTCGGCGTGCATATAGGCCAGCTCCTTGAGCTTGAGCGCGCCTTCGAGGGCCACCGGGTAACCGACGTGGCGACCCAGGAACAGCACCGCGGGCGACCGGGCGAACTGCCGGGCCAGCTCGGCAACCGAATCCATGCCGTCCAGCACGTGCGACACCAGCTCGGGCATCGACTCCAGCTGCCGGTACTCGTGCTCGACTTCGTCGGGATACTTGGTGCCCCGGGCCTGCGCCAGCGCCAGGCCGACCAGGTAGTTCGCGGTGATCTGCGCCAGGAACGTCTTGGTGGAGGCGACACCGATCTCCGGCCCGGCACGTGTGTAGAGCACCGCGTCGCACTCGCGCGGGATCTGCGAGCCGTTGGTGTTGCACACCGCGAGCACCTTGGCCTTCTGCTCCTTGGCGTGCCGTACCGCCTCCAAGGTGTCGGCCGTCTCGCCGGACTGGCTGATCGCCACCACCAGGGTGCTGCGGTCCAGCACCGGATCGCGGTAGCGGAACTCACTGGCCAGTTCGACCTCTACCGGCAACCGAGTCCAGTGTTCGATCGCGTACTTGGCCAGCAGGCCGGAGTGGTAGGCGGTGCCGCAGGCCACCACGAACACCTTGTCGATCTCGCGCAGCTCCTGGTCGCTCAAGCGCTGCTCGTCGAGCACGATCCGACCGTCCTCGAAGTGCCCCAGCAGGGTTTCGGCCACCGCGGTGGGCTGCTCGGCGATCTCCTTGAGCATGAAGTACTCATAGCCGCCCTTCTCGGCGGCCGACAGATCCCAGTCGATGTGGAAGTGGCGGGCGGCGGCAGTGTCGTCGTTGCCGTGGAAGTCGGTGATGCGGTAGCCGTCGGCGGTGATGACCACCGCCTGGTCCTGGCCCAGCTCGACCGCGTCCCGGGTGAACGGGATGAACGCCGCCACATCTGAGCCCAGGAACATCTCGCCGTCACCGATGCCGACCACCAGCGGGGTGGACCGACGCGCGGCCACGATCGTTCCCGGGTCGTCGGCGTGGGCGAACACCACGGTGAAGTGGCCCTCAAGGCGGCGCAGCACCGCCAGGGCCGAGGCCACGAAGTCACCGGCGGTCTCGCCCTGCCGGTACTCCCGCGCCAGCAGGTGGACGGTCACCTCGCTGTCGGTCTCGCTGCCGAACTCGACGCCGGAACGTTCGATCTCGTCGCGCAGCACGGCGAAGTTCTCGATGATGCCGTTGTGCACCACCGCGAACTCCCCGGCGGTGTCGCAATGCGGGTGAGCGTTCTGGTCGGTGGGCCGGCCGTGGGTGGCCCAGCGGGTGTGGCCCAGACCGGTGCCCCCGGCCAGCAGAGCGGGATCGGTGGCAGCCAGTTCGGCTTCCAGATTGGCGAGCCGGCCCGCACGGCGCCGGACGGTCAGCTGCCCCACCCCGTCGACGACGGCGATACCCGCGGAGTCGTAACCGCGGTACTCCATCCGGCGCAGGGCCTCGACGACGACGTCACGAGCAGACCGCTGCCCGACGTAGCCGACGATTCCGCACATAGCTGTTCAGGGTAGTGCACGGGCAGCACCCGCCGAGCAATCGCGCTGGTCAGTGCCGTTACTGCGTGCCGAAGCCGTAGCGCCCAGGGGCGATCAGTGCCCGCCGATCGCTGCTACGCGCCGCCGAACAGGTCTGCCCACAGGTCGCCGAAGTCGAAGTCGGTAGCCACGCCGACATCCGGGACAACCTCCGGCGGGGGCCCGGCGAAGTCCAGTTCGCCGGTGAGCAGCAACGCGAGCGCCTGCCCCAATCCGGCCAGCGCGCCCAAATACCCGACCCCCTGACCCTGACCGAACGCCAGGTCGAGTTCGAGGGGATCGGTCACCGAGATGGTGATACCCAGCCCGTTGAGGATCGAGCCGCCACCAAAGACGGGCGGAGGAATTTCGGACCCGAGCAAAGCCTCAAAGTTGCCGCCGACTTCTCCCGGGGACAGCAGCCCGCCGAAGGCGAAGCTCAGTCCGGATATGCCCGCGCCCTCCGGCAGCAGGCCGGCTTCGCTGATCGTCGGGACCAGGAAGTCCAGGTTGAGCGTGGCGCCGTTGAGCCAGCCGTTGAACATGTTCGCCGGGATATTGATCAGTTCCTGCAGCGCCGCCATGGCGTCCGGGTCCTCGCCGCCGAGATTGGCGCTGATGGCTTCGATGCTGTTGACCAGCTCCACCAAAGGCGACAGGTACGGCCCCAGGGCGCCGATCAGCAGACCGGACAGCGGCGAGGCCAGGACTTGGATGATCTCCGGGATCGGGTCGGGGATCGGCGGAATGAGCCCGGGAGCCAAGGCTTCCCCTTGGTTGGTGAGCAGGCCGTAGAGCAGGAAGTTGCCGAGGCCGAAGCCGGGATCCCCGATCCCGCCTTCGCCCGAGGGCAGACTGGTGGTGAATTGAGCCAGCGGGTTGAGGAAGCCCTTCTGGTCGCCGGCAAGGAACGTCAGCGCAGCGCCCAGCTGCTCCAAGTCCAGATTTTCCGGGTCGGCGTTGCTGAGCGCATCACTGAGGGCACTGTTGGCGTCCTGCAACGCCGTCTGCAGCTCCGAGAGGTTGGTCTGCGCGGCGCTGAAGGCGTCGCTCCACGCACCGGTGAAGTCAAGACCGGCGGTCAGGGCGATATCGCCGACGCTGTGGACTTCAGGCAGCGGCGCGACCACCGGGGTGACCGTGATCATGCCGGCGCCGACCACCGCTATTCCGGCGGTCACAAAGGGACGTAATACAGGATTCATGTGAGTACTCCTCACTATCGAAGTGGCCTGCCGTCGAAACGCAACTGAGTATGGCGCCCACGTTAGTTATATTTTTACTGTGACACAAGACACAATCTCGCGCATTTTCCTGGCAACTTGCTGTCAGCATGACCACAGTTGTGCTAACAGCCGTTGCGTATTCGGTCCTGACCGCCGGCCCGTTGCGGCCAACCCGGCTCTGCGGCGGCGGTGCAGCGGTTATGTTGAGCATCCGCGCCAGCCACCATCCGCGGCGCAGGTCGGCCAGGAACCGAAGGGTTAGGGGACGACATGCCACAGCACCCTCCGACCACCGCAGGCACTCTGGTGGAACTGCTACGCCGGCAGGCAGACCGCTACCGGGACAAGGTCGCGTTCGTGTTCGACCCGGACGGCACAGCCGAACACGGCGCGCTCACGTACGCCGAACTCGACCGCAGCGCACGGGCGATCGCGGTGAGTCTGCAACAGCAGGGCGCGGCGGGGCGTCGTGTGCTGGTCGTCTGCCGGCCGGGTCTGGACAGCGTCGCGGCCTATTTCGGCTGCCTGTATGCGGGCGCGGTTGCGGTGCCGGTGCAGGATCGGCTCGGGCGGTTGGCCTTGATCGCTCCCGATGCGCGGGCCGGTTTCGCCCTGGCGGACTCCGCGACGCGCGACAAACTCAGGGCGAAGGTCGACGGCATGACCAAGCGGCCGCCGCTGTGGCTGGCCCCCGACGACCCCGGCGCGGACCCGGACAGCTGGGAACCGCCCGACGTCGACGGCAATACCACCGCCACACTGCAATACACCTCGGGTTCCACCAGGGCGCCCAAGGGAGTCGTCCTGACCCACGGCAACCTGCTGGCGAACCTGGTTGCGATCCATGAGGCGTGGGACGGCGACGACCAGAAGATCGCGGTGTGCTGGCTGCCGCAACACCACGACATGGGCTTGATCGGCGGCATCCTGCAGAGCGTGTTCGTCGGCGGCACGACGGTGCTGATGTCGCCGGCGGGCTTCATCACCCGCCCGATTCGCTGGCTGGAAGCCATGTCCCGGTACCGCGCCACCACCGCCACCGCACCCAACTTCGCCTACCAGCTCTGCGTCGAGCGCAGCTCCGCGCAGGAGCGCGCGGCGCTGGACCTGTCGCAGTGGTCGACGGCGATGAACGGCGCCGAACCGGTACAGGTCGCCACCCTGCGTGCCTTCGCCGAGGCTTTCGCCCCGGCCGGTTTCCGGCCGGAGGCGTTCCTGCCGGTGTACGGCCTGGCCGAGGCAACCCTGCTCGTCTCGGGCGGATCGGACGCCGCCGCACCGGTCGTGCGCCACGTCGACCGCACCGCACTGGGCGAAGACCGGGTCGTCGAGATCACCGCCGACGCCGATCCCCGCGCCGTGGCACTGGTCGGCTGCGGACGCCCCCGGGGCGGTCAGCAGATCGTCATCGCCGACCCCGAGACGCGACGGCGCCGCGGCCCCGATGAGGTCGGCGAGATCTGGATCTCCGGGCCATGCGTCGCCCAGGGCTATCGCGGCAAGCCCGAGGACACCGAGCAGACGTTCGGGGCCTACCTGGCCGACACCCGGGAGGGCCCCTACCTGCGCACCGGGGACCTCGGCTTTCTGCGAGCCGGGGAGGTGTTCGTCACCGGACGCTGCGCAGACCTGATCGTCTTCCGCGGCAACAACTATTACCCCAACGACATCGAGAAGACGGTGCAGGGCAGCCACCCGGCGTTGTTGTCCGGCCGGGGCGCAGCCTTTGCCGCCGGCACCGGGCCGGATGCCGACGAGCAACTGGTGCTGATCCAGGAGGTCGAGCCAGCCGGTGCGGCCGCGTACGCCGCCATGTTGGACGCGATCGAGGCAGCCGTTGTGCGCCACCACGCAATCGCCCCCCACGAGGTGGTCCTGGTCGGTCCCGGTTCCATCCCGACCACGTCGAGCGGCAAGATCCAGCGCCAGGCCGCCCGGCAGCGGTACCTCGACGGCGGTTTCGCCGCGGTGGCGCAACGGCGGGCGGCGCCGGGTAGGCGCACCGGTCCCGCCGATCCCGCGGCGGCCGCCCGGACCGCCGCCGCGGCGCAGCAGGCGGTGGCACTGCAGTACTGGAGGGCACGACCGGACTGACCCCGCAACGCCGGTGGCGCCGGTGCGTTACCGTCATCGGATGGCCAGCACCAAGCGTCTTTACGCCGCGTTGACCCGCCCCGGCCCGCATCGCGTCCTGCGCGGGGACCTGGCTTATGCCGGCCTGGCCGGGGTGGTGTACACCCCCGCGTCCGGGTACCGGCTGCCCGCCGTGGCATTCGGGCACGACTGGCTGACCGGGGCCGATCGCTACGCCGGACTGCTGGAGCACCTGGCCTCATGGGGTGTTGTGGCGGTGGCGCCGGCCACCGAACGAGGGCTGGCGCCGTCGGTGCTGACCCTGGCCGCCGACCTGGGCCGCGCCCTGGAGATCGCCATCGACATCCGGCTGGGGCCGGGGCGTATCAGCGTCGACCCCGGCCGGCTCGGGGTAGCCGGTCACGGCTTCGGCGGTTCGGCCGCGGTGTTCGCCGCGGCAGCACTGCCGATCACGCCCAAGGCCGTGGCGGCGATCTTCCCGACCGTCACCACACCGCCCGCCGAGCTGGCGGCGGCCGCACTCGATGTACCCGGCGTGGTGTTCAGTAGCGCCGGTGACCCCAAAGCATTGCGTTCCAACGCGATCGAGCTGGCCCACGCTTGGGGGCCCGCGACGCTGCGGGTGATCGACAAGGTGTCGCCCGCCGGACTGCCGCAGGGCCGCCGTCTCACCGGGTTCTTCGGCCTGCCGACGTCGGACCGGCGCACCCAGCGGCGGGTGCGCGCCCTGCTGACCGGATACCTCATGGCACAACTGGTGGGCGACAAAGCGTTCCGGGCCTTCGCCGACCCGCAGGCAGCCCTGCCGCGAACCCAGGCACCGGGTCCCCTGCCGGAGCCGCTGCCGCCGGAGGAGAAGCTCGCCGCACTGTTCGGGTAGCCGCGGTCCGCGGTGCCCGTTCTCCCCCGTCGCGATGGTGGACTACCTCGTGATGCGCCCTATTTTTTCCCTGAGTAGCCGCTGCTGCCGGCCCCCGAGGCGCTGGGCCGTCAGCAAAGACTGGTATGTGTGAGTGATGCGCATCGGTACACAGCTGAGCTACGCGGGCGGATTCAAGGAAGCCGTCGAGCAGGTCCTCGAGCTGGAGAAGATCGGGATAGACGTGGTCGCGGTCGCCGAGGCCTACTCGTTCGACGCCATCAGCCAGCTGGGGTACCTGGCCGCCAAGACCTCGCGGGTCGAGCTGCTCACCGGGGTCCTGCCCATCTACACCCGGACGCCCGCATTGCTGGCCATGACGGCGGCCGGCCTGGACTACGTGTCGGATGGCCGCTTCACCCTGGGCCTGGGTACGTCGGGCCCGCAGGTGGTGGAGGGTTTCCACGGCGTTGCCTTCGACGCTCCGCTGGGACGCACCCGCGAGGTCGTGGAGATCTGCCGGGCGGTCTGGCGCCGGGAACGACTCAACTATGCGGGCAAGCACTACCAACTGCCCCTTCCACCCGAACGCGGAACCGGTCTGGGCAAGGCTTTGCGGTTGATCAACCATCCGGTTCGGGAGCGCATTCCGATCTCGATTGCCGCCCTGGGCCCCAAGAACGTTGAGCTGACCGCCGAGATCGCCGAGGGGTGGCAACCCGTTTTCTTCTATCCGGAACGGGCGCAGGACATCTGGGGCGACTCGCTCAAGGCCGGTGCGGCCAGGCGTGATCCTGCGATGGCGCCCCTGGACGTTATCGTCGGGGCGACGTTGGCCATCGGCGACGACGTGGAAGACCGGCTGGCCTGGGCCAAGCCTCAGCTGGCGCTGTACATCGGCGGGATGGGCGCCAAAGGCCGGAACTTTTACCACAACCTGGCCACCCGTTACGGGTTCGGCGAGGTCGCCGATCGCATTCAAGAGCTCTACCTGGCCGGGCGCAAGACCGAGGCGATCAATGCCGTGCCCGACGAGCTGGTCCGCAACACCTCGTTGGTCGGGCCCCGCGGTCTGGTGGCCGAACGACTTGCCGCCTACGCCGAGGCCGGCGTGACAACGCTGCTGGTGGCCCCACTGGCAACCGGGCCGGACGAGGCGCTGCGCTACGTCGCAGAACTGCGCGACCTGCTTCCGTCGTGATCCAGCGCGGCCCGGCCGCGCGATCTTGCCCGCAATGACCCGCGGGTGTGCGGCACCCTCACCCGCCCGCGTGCGGCAACTCCTGGGCCGCGATGTCACACGGCGTCTGAGGTGCGACGTCTGAGGCCGCCAGGGGCTGCTCGGCATCGGTGCCGGCGCTCGGCGCTTCCGGTTCCCGATTGCCGCCCGACGGGGCCGCCTCCCCCGCGGCATCACCGAGTGGCGCGTTGCCCGGTCGGTCCTGCGGATCGTCTCGGTCAGCGGGCGACTCGGCGGGATCTGACTCCGGCTCGGCATCGGCGGCTTCGTCAGGGTCTGGGGACCCCTCGGAGTCGGCGACGCCGGCGGGCTCGGAGTGTTCGGCTTCGGCTCGGGGCCGGTCCTCGAAAGGATCGCGGAACGGCTCATCGGCACCGAACGTATCGGCGGTCCCCGGAATCAGCCCGCCCAGTCCGGGCAATCCGGGCAGGCCGCCCAGCCCGCCGCCGGTCCCACTGGGCGGGCCGGCCGACTGCCAGCCCCAGTCACCCGGGACGGCCCGCGTCCCGGGCGGCTCGAACGCGCCGGGAGTGCCCGGCGCACCGCCGTCGAACGGTGGCCCCGGATGCGGCGGCTGCGGGGCCGCCGGGCGCAGCGGCTGCGCCGGATCGTCTGACGCCGCGACCACAGCCGCTGCCGGCCGGCCACCATCGTCTGCAACCGGCACAGTCTCCGGGCCCTCGGGCCGCGGGATCGGCCCGAGGTCTGCCGGAACTGCGAACCACACCGCCGGCCCGGCGCCGGCTGCGGCGATCGCGGTGCGGTATGCCTCGGCAATGCCGTCCTGGGCAGCCCGGACTGCTGCGACCCAATCGCCGCGAACATCGTTGTCCACGTATGCAAGCACCTGCTTTTCCACGATGTCGACGGCCCGTTCGTCCGCGGTGCCGGCGTTCACCGCGCACGCCGCCGACAGCCAAGCCGGCCGTTGCGCGCCCACCCGCTCATCGACTCCCAGCACGGCCGCGACCTTGACATCGACCAACCGCCACAGCTCGTCGCGCAGGACACCGAGCCCGGTGGCCGCGGCGCGCAGCCGGTCGGTGAGCGCAGCAGCGGTGTCGCAGTGCCGGCGCAGGAACTCCGCGGCGGCGTCGGCGCCGGGGCCACGCCAGGCGTCCTGAAGCGCGGCAAGGTGGCGGCGCTGGGTGTGCAGTGCATCGTCGGCGGCGTCGGCCAGGGCGCGCAACTCGGTGCAGTCGGAGTCGAGCGCCCGCAGGTCCAGACCGGCTTCACTGTCGTAGCGGTCGGCGAGCTGG
It encodes:
- the glmS gene encoding glutamine--fructose-6-phosphate transaminase (isomerizing); its protein translation is MCGIVGYVGQRSARDVVVEALRRMEYRGYDSAGIAVVDGVGQLTVRRRAGRLANLEAELAATDPALLAGGTGLGHTRWATHGRPTDQNAHPHCDTAGEFAVVHNGIIENFAVLRDEIERSGVEFGSETDSEVTVHLLAREYRQGETAGDFVASALAVLRRLEGHFTVVFAHADDPGTIVAARRSTPLVVGIGDGEMFLGSDVAAFIPFTRDAVELGQDQAVVITADGYRITDFHGNDDTAAARHFHIDWDLSAAEKGGYEYFMLKEIAEQPTAVAETLLGHFEDGRIVLDEQRLSDQELREIDKVFVVACGTAYHSGLLAKYAIEHWTRLPVEVELASEFRYRDPVLDRSTLVVAISQSGETADTLEAVRHAKEQKAKVLAVCNTNGSQIPRECDAVLYTRAGPEIGVASTKTFLAQITANYLVGLALAQARGTKYPDEVEHEYRQLESMPELVSHVLDGMDSVAELARQFARSPAVLFLGRHVGYPVALEGALKLKELAYMHAEGFAAGELKHGPIALIEDDLPVIIVMPSPKNAAMLHSKLLSNIREIQARGAITIVIAEEGDETVRPYADHLIEIPAVSTLYQPLLSTIPLQVFAAGVAQARGYDVDKPRNLAKSVTVE
- the gjpA gene encoding outer membrane porin GjpA; protein product: MTAGIAVVGAGMITVTPVVAPLPEVHSVGDIALTAGLDFTGAWSDAFSAAQTNLSELQTALQDANSALSDALSNADPENLDLEQLGAALTFLAGDQKGFLNPLAQFTTSLPSGEGGIGDPGFGLGNFLLYGLLTNQGEALAPGLIPPIPDPIPEIIQVLASPLSGLLIGALGPYLSPLVELVNSIEAISANLGGEDPDAMAALQELINIPANMFNGWLNGATLNLDFLVPTISEAGLLPEGAGISGLSFAFGGLLSPGEVGGNFEALLGSEIPPPVFGGGSILNGLGITISVTDPLELDLAFGQGQGVGYLGALAGLGQALALLLTGELDFAGPPPEVVPDVGVATDFDFGDLWADLFGGA
- a CDS encoding LLM class F420-dependent oxidoreductase, with protein sequence MRIGTQLSYAGGFKEAVEQVLELEKIGIDVVAVAEAYSFDAISQLGYLAAKTSRVELLTGVLPIYTRTPALLAMTAAGLDYVSDGRFTLGLGTSGPQVVEGFHGVAFDAPLGRTREVVEICRAVWRRERLNYAGKHYQLPLPPERGTGLGKALRLINHPVRERIPISIAALGPKNVELTAEIAEGWQPVFFYPERAQDIWGDSLKAGAARRDPAMAPLDVIVGATLAIGDDVEDRLAWAKPQLALYIGGMGAKGRNFYHNLATRYGFGEVADRIQELYLAGRKTEAINAVPDELVRNTSLVGPRGLVAERLAAYAEAGVTTLLVAPLATGPDEALRYVAELRDLLPS
- a CDS encoding dienelactone hydrolase family protein; its protein translation is MASTKRLYAALTRPGPHRVLRGDLAYAGLAGVVYTPASGYRLPAVAFGHDWLTGADRYAGLLEHLASWGVVAVAPATERGLAPSVLTLAADLGRALEIAIDIRLGPGRISVDPGRLGVAGHGFGGSAAVFAAAALPITPKAVAAIFPTVTTPPAELAAAALDVPGVVFSSAGDPKALRSNAIELAHAWGPATLRVIDKVSPAGLPQGRRLTGFFGLPTSDRRTQRRVRALLTGYLMAQLVGDKAFRAFADPQAALPRTQAPGPLPEPLPPEEKLAALFG
- a CDS encoding fatty acyl-AMP ligase → MPQHPPTTAGTLVELLRRQADRYRDKVAFVFDPDGTAEHGALTYAELDRSARAIAVSLQQQGAAGRRVLVVCRPGLDSVAAYFGCLYAGAVAVPVQDRLGRLALIAPDARAGFALADSATRDKLRAKVDGMTKRPPLWLAPDDPGADPDSWEPPDVDGNTTATLQYTSGSTRAPKGVVLTHGNLLANLVAIHEAWDGDDQKIAVCWLPQHHDMGLIGGILQSVFVGGTTVLMSPAGFITRPIRWLEAMSRYRATTATAPNFAYQLCVERSSAQERAALDLSQWSTAMNGAEPVQVATLRAFAEAFAPAGFRPEAFLPVYGLAEATLLVSGGSDAAAPVVRHVDRTALGEDRVVEITADADPRAVALVGCGRPRGGQQIVIADPETRRRRGPDEVGEIWISGPCVAQGYRGKPEDTEQTFGAYLADTREGPYLRTGDLGFLRAGEVFVTGRCADLIVFRGNNYYPNDIEKTVQGSHPALLSGRGAAFAAGTGPDADEQLVLIQEVEPAGAAAYAAMLDAIEAAVVRHHAIAPHEVVLVGPGSIPTTSSGKIQRQAARQRYLDGGFAAVAQRRAAPGRRTGPADPAAAARTAAAAQQAVALQYWRARPD